A window of Numenius arquata chromosome 10, bNumArq3.hap1.1, whole genome shotgun sequence genomic DNA:
CTAAATCGCCTGTTTCCACATCACACCTGCTGGTTTTGCTCCAGGGCATTGTTTGAAGATGTTTCCATGTCCTTTTTGAAATAAACACCTGAAACTGTTAGACGTGTGCGAATCTCTGCATCTCATTCTGTAATCCCGGAAATAGACCTAACTGGAGTTGCAGGCAGATCACAGATGGCAAAGCCCAGGGCTAAAATGTGTAAACCTTAGAGTGGAAAAGTGTTGCTGATGATGGCTTTCAGCACACAGTTGTTCTCGTCGAGTACCACCTGACActgggggggggatgctggggacagagaaattctccagtctttttcttttctttttttttcttggtaggcTCAAGTCTTTTGACGTACCTTGAGTTAGCAGTAAGCGAggcagtgttttaatttttttctttcctccagcccAGTATCATACTAAAAAAAGCTCAGACAAAGTTTGTGTTTGGCTTTGGGCCTTGGTGTGCAGACTCTTCACATAAAAATTTTGCCAACTGAAACTCAGTATTTGTGTCGTATGGAAGGAAAGACCTTGGGTTTTGCCTATTTCAAACAAAGTAGAAAACCCTGTTCCTTTCTTTTATCAGTTTTAATCTGACTGGAATGACCTCACCCACCTTCTTCACATGTCTGTTTCTCACTTATTTTCTTGATCTCACATCTGAACTTACTGTACTGATTGCTTCTTTAAAAAGTTGGGAAAAATCTTTTGCTTTTActgaagacagtaaaaaaaatatccttaaacgctttgccttttctttcttgcctgtGCTTTCAGGATGGAGGCAGCCTTGTGGGAGAAGTGAATGAAGAAGGGGAGATGACTGGAGAGAAAATAGCCTATGTGTACCCTGATGGAAAGACTGCGTATTCTGGAAGGTTCATAGATGGAGAAATGATAGAAGCAAAGCTGGCGACTCTGACATCTGTAGAGGACGGGAAACCTCAGTTTGAAGTAGTACCAGGCAGTAAGTTCAGCTAACACAGAAATTGGTATTCTTGCTACCAGCTCTTCGCTGCAAACAGCTTGGTTTCTATAATGTTCCCTGTTAGAGACTCTAAAGGCTGGCTGTGATGAGATAGTAAGTCTATTAGTGAGAAGCCCTTTTTCTAAATTATAAATGTGTACAGAAAGGCACGTGGAGCCATCCCTTTGCTCTGGGAAGAAACGGGACGTGACCCGTGCGGTGGTGCTGCTGAACTGCATTCCGTAACCCTTCTCTCGCATGTTCATGGATGCAGTCCTGCTCCTCAGCACACGCTGTTGCCATCAGGGCCAGCATGAGAACCCGCTGAACCACGTTAATGCTGGACCAGCATTGTTTTGTTAGTAAAATAACTAGAAGTGGAGAAGGGAGGCCACGGTTTGGTTGTAGCTCTGTCAGTTGGCTTTGTGCAAGTGAGTGTTCGTGCTGTGAATATTCTGGCATCCGCGTTAGGCGACTAAAAGGACACAGGGATTGGAATTAGTGAACTGGGTTCAGTTGTTGTGTAACAGCCTGATTCACTGGCACCCTTTGGTCCGTCTGCTGGTAGAAAGCGGCTATGAAATGGTTGGGGTAGTGCCTTCGACCCATGTAGCCAGTGCTCCTTCTCCAGGGCAGCAATGCCTTGGACCTATAGTTCTGGAGAAGTTTTGTTGCTGTGAGGTGTATGTGATGCTTTGGAGGTGAGTGGGTTACGCTGTGGGTAGGGCCATGAGTAATAAACAGAGACTATGCTAACACGTTTACTGTTTTGCCAGCGAAGATTGTCTCACTCGATATGAAATAAGAACATAAAACTCAGTGAGAAGGTGTTGAGAAGCAAATGCgtgtgactttttttatttttttaaatctctcggttgtaatagcaaataaaaatgtaacttaaCAGATAGCTTCTGAGAAGGTACAGTTGTGCATTGTAAATAAGATTAAATTACGCTTTGGAGAAAGCTGCCTTCAGTCAGGACAGTTCTTGGACACCAGGGACAATGGCCTTTTATCAAACTATGTAATATtgtcgtttgggtttttttttcccccatctaaTTTCCACCTGCATCTTAAGTTATCTCCCAGATAGTCCTCTGGCAGTTGATTGGAGAGGGGTGTAAGGGTATAATTAGAGCTGTACCACTGAGTTGCTTATTAATGGCAGGAAATAAATGACTGTAGCAAGTGTACTTTGTGATTACTGAACATTATCTTCTGGCTGAAGTATCTTCAGGATTTGGACtagaaaacatttcatatttgAAATAGGCCAAGATTTTTTATAATTACTGTGTTATTGAATATATCATgtaaaattttgctttgctttttagttTTAACTAGAAACTCTGGGAGGGTCAGTTTTGAAAGACTATCCAGTCCTCCTTTAAAAGTTAGTAGTTTGAAgaacatatatataatttttttgtgATAATACTGCTACTCTAGTATGTTGAGcggaaaaaataatcaagaaacttTTACAGTTGCAGCTctatttaaataccttttttttggaAGCATGACATTTATTCCTTGCAgtcattaaaatttaatttttgaatGCCTTGATTAAGTTAAGGGTTGCATGCATTCAGAACTGCCAATTAGTTTATTTCCTTTGTtgatttctggttgtttttttaggCCCAGTATACAGTTTTGACAAATCTACTTCATCCTGCATTTCTACAAATGCACTTCTTCCTGATCCTTACGAGTCAGAGAGgtaggctttttttcttctcccctctttccatattgtccatttttctttgctgttacatATTTAGAACCTAATTTTGCAAAccttttctcatttaatttttttctttaaaagcgtGTGAGGGTTTGTGAAATGAAACCCATTACTGCACGTCAGTCAGCGTTTGAATTGattgaatttctttctgattcGCACAATAAAATTGTACTCTAGTGGATAGAATGCAGCAATACTTTTGAAGAGATTAATCTAGGATAATTTCTTAGCATTTCAAAGGCGTGTTCAGTCAAATCCTGGACTCCACCAGTAGCCCACATCTACAATATTCTGCGCACAAAAAAAGTGTGCTGTTCCCTATTTTCCAGATGCGTAACTAGCTTCAGGTTGTGGTGCCCTGCATTCAGTGTGTCTCGCTGAATGGCACGCGTCGTGCACGTTTCCTGCCCTCCTTACAGATGTAGCAAAGCAACAAGAGTAAATCATCAAGCTGGAGGAAAGTGAGATACTGTTTGTGACAACCCTGTAATGTCAAAACACATTCCTTAGCAATTGTCTCATCACGGTCAGTCAGCGATATCTCTTCCATGGCTATTCCACAATTACACTTTTTACCTAGAGTTTTAAGAGGCCTTGCTCTGTAGGTACCTCGATTGTAGTCCTTTTCTGATACTCTGAAATATCTAAATAAGTGATTAGTAAAATGCTGGCGTTAATTTGCATCAAGTTCTTAAAGATTTAGGGCTTCGCCTTGAAAACTCTTGCTCATCTGTGCACGTACACATCAGCAGCCTCAGCTTAGTGGGGACCTCTGGGGTTCTGGTATGTTTTTGAGGGTGTTCCTGATTGAAGCCATTGTTGAGGACCAACAGTAGACTGGCACTTAAAGAAAAACTCGTCTCAAATTGATAGATAAAGTCAGTCCCCACTTCCCACCAAATCTCTATTTTGCCGAAATAGTGAAATtatggaggagaggaaggagaaggagttGCATTCGGAGgttttgaattattattattagttttattATTATATTGAAGTATTAATCTCTATGCCAGTAGTGTTGTGATAATAATccttgaaaatgaaaactgtagCCAATCACTAATGCCATGTCCTTTTCTCCTCGTAGGGTGTATGTTGATGTCTCTCTAATTTCCAGTGCCGGAGAAGGATTATTTTCGAAAATAGCAGCAGAAGCCAGTACAGTTATGTCCTTTTACAACGGAGTGCGAATTACACACCAGGAGGTAAAGGAGACAAAAAAGTCAGTCTGAATTTTCATTGCGCCTTCTGAAACCTTCTCCTTGTAGTAGGATTTTACACCCACCCACTTCTCACCCTTAAGATTTAATATGGTGGAGTTTATTGAAAGAAATTGCATGTTCAGctgtgtataaataaaaaaaaaaaagtgcttgggttatttttttaatgacatacaTGCAGGAAAAGCTTTAGTTGCATATATTTGAATGCTTGCTTTCAAACTGCTGGCAAAGCTGacacctccacacacacacacactggattTTTGCCTTGAAAACTAGGTAGACAGCAGAGACTGGGCCCTCAATGGAAATACAATATCCCTGGATGAGGAAACGGTCATAGATGTGCCAGAGCCCTACAACCACGCCGCCAAGTACTGTGCCTCGCTGGGGCATAAGGCCAACCATTCTTTCACTCCGAACTGCATCTATGACCCGTAAGTAGAGTCCCGTGTTTCAGAGTGGAAGCTGTAGCCTGGTGGTGGGGGCTCACAGGGTGTTTCTGGGCAGCTGAATGGGACTGGGAATAACGAGTCCAGGCGCTGGGAGGAGTTCCTGCTCACCTGGGCCGAGTTGGAAACTGCCTGGCATTGCGGGAGCTTGGTGTCTCTTGGGACTTACTCCATGGAATATCTTGAAATTTGCAACTGTATTAATTTTGTCGTGAACTTAAGGAGCTGCCTCTTGATTCTAAAATGCATAAGCACAGCTCTCTCAATCCTAGCTTGGGTAGGACTGCACAGTGTTTGCTGAACTGCTTGACCAGCACTAATCAAATGTGCTGTCATTTCTGAAACTCAAAATGCCAAGCGTCTTGCTGCTCTGCAGTTGGTGCAGAGCTCTCGGAAACTTTTGGCTTGTACATATGCTCAAGGGTATAAATATTTTCTTAGCAATGTATAAACTAACAGACCTGTGGAGATACATATGTAGAAAATAGTTTTCCTTCATTAAATAAGCCAGTTCCCTTTACTGTGGGACCCTGGGAGAACTATGTTGTGATGGTTTGGTAGGTAACCTGTACTGTGGAAATTAAGATGAGCAATTTTCCATGCTCTCCAGTCTCTCATAATCTATACTGTTTTCCTGTCATGCAGATGTTTACCTCTGAAAGCATGTGGTAGTTTGCTTATTAACACTAACTTTGTTCTGTTTACTTATTACAAATAAGCAATGTTGCAGAACTGTTGAAAAATTTCAAGTACTTGATCTACTCAAAGCTGATCTAATATGTTGATGGTTCTGCCCTTATTACTTACGTCTTCATAAGATTGACTCAAAACGATCTACTCATCTGGTATTAGATTATTTGATGTAACTCTGAACTGTGAGCGACTTCTGAAACTGTAAATGGGGCTAACGGAGTCTGTGAATTGACAGCTAAGCCTAGCAAAGGTGTTTATTCTCTGTCTAGGTTTGTTCATCCTCGTTTTGGGCCTATCAAGTGTATCCGTACCATCAGGGCTGTGGAGAAGGATGAAGAATTAACAGTGGCTTACGGATACGATCACAACCCCGTTGGGCAAAACGGGCCGGAAGCACCGGAGTGGTACCAGCTGGAACTGAAAGCTTTCCAGGCTGCCCAGCAAAAGTGAAACGGGAGATCCTCCTCCGTTcagcaaactgaaatagaaacttGGATCTATGCACTACCTTTATACTGAAAACTGGACAACCAGGGATTGTTCATGCTGTTGCATCATAACTTTGCATTCTGTGTTAAGAGATAAGTTTCTTGCATACTAACTAGGTTTGACTGTGTTACTCATAGCAGATTTAAAATTAGCTAGCGTTGCACCAGTCTTATCTGGAGAAGTTATTTAATATTCTATACGAGACGTGATATTCTTTGGTAGCTTCTGCTTTTGCACCATATGCAAAGATGCCAAAAGACTAGACAGAAAACTAAAATGGGTATATCGTTCACTTTTAGTCGGCAGACTTAGTGTTGCTCTCTATCTGCCTAGGCATTATTGTGCAACTGCATTTTGCATATATGCCACTTGTGATGATAACAGTAATATTTTGATATTCTCTAATAGTAGcataattttgcctttttaaaccTTTGATCTGAATCTTGCAATAGAGCAGTTTATTTATTAGCATATAGGAGGCTGGGTTTTAActcccctttcctcttgtctgaACGTTGTTCTTTCTAAAAATCCTCTTTTGCAGGAGAAAATCCTTTCTAACTAGTGGAAAggcttgtgtgtgtatgtgagagTGCTGTGTGTTGGTCTCTGTGGCTCTCTAAATAGTATAGCAACATGTCCAAACCTAATATTTATCTAGCCTTTACGGCTggcttattttatttaatttatgatTATGACACGCAAATGAAGCTGTTCTTTGCATGAAGAttttttgaaaggagaaaaaagattcGCTTTTTGAAGGACTTCCAGAAGTTCATGTTCTGGAAGGCAAGCACATTACTTGCATTAGTGTCCATGAGTTGGTTTGTGTATTTCACCTGTTAAAGCGGCCAGTTCTCAAGGCAAAAATTCTAGCAATGAGATATTTGCATCTGATGTGAATTCTCTTAAAGGAGGTGTATGTATTTGAGGGCAGGCTGTAGTACTTGGTTAAGGAGAGCTGTAGTTTTTGTACGTGTTCAGTTGACAAAGAATATAGCCTTGTAGCCATCTTTTAGTAGTACTGGTTTAAGACACAGTAAATTAATATAGTATGAGATATCAAAGtaagatttataaaaaaaaaaaaaaaaaaaaggatgtgaaaaGATTGTTTTTTGAAAGACAAACAATGAATGTAAAAACATCACTCACTGCTCGTATTTAGAAACAGCAGTCAATCCATAGCTTTGTTGCAGCCAACAGCTGGGGGCTTGTGAAAATTCATCTGCAGGGCTGTGTTCTGGGGTTTTTCAGGGATAGGGAAATTGTTGTGCATTTTTTTAGATACTGTACTGGTTCTTGCCTAATGCTGTATAAGAGAGAAATAATGTATCATCTCGGCCTGGATACAGGAACCCTTCTGGGACTCCGATGCTCTCTTGGGTTTAGCAGCTTGGGAAAAAAACTCAAATGCATTTGCAACACTTTCTTTAAATgtttgtagttttaaaaaaaaaaaaaaaaagtttgtatatATGTAACATAAATGATTTGGAAATCAGACCTACCTTTCTATTGCAACACGTTTTGGTTGGTTGCTTGAAGGGTTGGAGGTGTCTGGCTGTCTGGGGAGCTAGACAGggagaatgtgttgggttggtaCCTGCCAAGTGGAAGGATGAGGTTGCTGTTTTGTGCAGTCTGAGAATCCTTGCTTTGGTACCTCTACAAAGTTAATAAGAACCCCTCTAACTTGGGGCTCTGCTTAGTCTCCGTGACTGATCACAAACCTTTTCCAGCACCTCACCATTTAAGCTTGCACAAGAGCTACTCTGCGCTGGtgctgggagggagtggggggggacaGGTAGGCTCAGGGCTTTTTGACTTTCTTCCGGCAGTGGTCTGAACGTGAGCTTTGGCACCACCCGTCTCCTCGCGCTGGAGGCTCAGGCCATAGCTCTGCTTCTCGTCCAAGGAAGGTGGCTGGCAGAGGTGACAGCTCAGGGACCCAGCCTCACAGGTGAGGGAGACTTGTCAAAGGCTGATTGGCAGCACGGCTTCAGCAAATCAACCTCAAAAAGAAATACACGTCTTGatcttttccctccctgcccatAGGTCGTTATTTCAGACCATTAGTGTTTCAGCCATCCGCAGAAACACGTGCCTCGCTGGTAGTAAGACGTTGTGTGTATCCGGTGGATTATTCTGCCAGGACCATGAAGTTTGCAAAGTTGAGGCTTGTGCTTAtgtgcagggaagaggagagggaagataCGTGACTGCACCCTGCTGTGAATGGATGGTAATTCCTCCCACAGTCTTGATAACCTGCTTTGGACTGCTGGCCTCTTTATGCCCGCTAGAGAATCGTGCTTAAAATGTTCCTATCTCTAGAGCTCCTTTGGCTTCGTTCCTGATCAATCTCCGATGCTTCTGCTATCTCCTCTTCGTGTGGAGTTGCTTACGTTTTAATAGATTTGTCAGTCTTCATATTGCCTGATTTTTGAGATGAATACAAATAGGTGCTCTTTTGCGTCCTAAAATAGggaaatgctagaaaaaaaaaagaaggcactgAGGTATCCCCTGTGTGTTCTCAAAAGCTGTTAAACTGGTGATAGTCAAGAAGATTCTCTTGCTCTTGCGTATGCTTGTAGCCTGGTAGTGTGCCACAGCTGTGGCCATTGTCTCTGTTAGCTCTACtgtcctttttctctctgctctgttaAAATCTACTGGTCCTCCTATAGATCCCTCCTTCAGTGACCAACCTTCTATAAAAGTTGTGACTATAAAGCTGCTTTGGCTTGATTCAGGACCAAGCCTTTtaattcttctttgttttctttttctttatgatCCGTTAGAGTGGAGATGGTTGGGATGGATTTTACCACTGGGTAATGAAAGGGCTCCGGGCTCAGTGTGTGTCCTTCAGAGGTTTTTGAGAGGTATGCGTTGGCAACCACAGATTCAAACACAGGTTAGTTACAGAACTCCAAATGATGCCTTAACTCGGTCAACGTATTGCAGCTCAGCTTCTGGGGCTCACTCGATAGCGAGACCAGCTTAGCAAACCTATTTAGCAGCAGTAACACAAGACCCACACCAAAACACGGTTTTGATTTGGAGCAGAGGA
This region includes:
- the SETD7 gene encoding histone-lysine N-methyltransferase SETD7 isoform X1, which produces MDSDEETLEETVEGRLDDDGLPHGFCTVTYSSTDRFEGNFVHGEKNGRGKFFFFDGSTLEGYYVDDALQGQGIYTYEDGVVLHGTYVDGELNGPAQEYDSDGRLIFKGQYKDNIRHGVCWIYYPDGGSLVGEVNEEGEMTGEKIAYVYPDGKTAYSGRFIDGEMIEAKLATLTSVEDGKPQFEVVPGSPVYSFDKSTSSCISTNALLPDPYESERVYVDVSLISSAGEGLFSKIAAEASTVMSFYNGVRITHQEVDSRDWALNGNTISLDEETVIDVPEPYNHAAKYCASLGHKANHSFTPNCIYDPKGVYSLSRFVHPRFGPIKCIRTIRAVEKDEELTVAYGYDHNPVGQNGPEAPEWYQLELKAFQAAQQK
- the SETD7 gene encoding histone-lysine N-methyltransferase SETD7 isoform X2, which produces MDSDEETLEETVEGRLDDDGLPHGFCTVTYSSTDRFEGNFVHGEKNGRGKFFFFDGSTLEGYYVDDALQGQGIYTYEDGVVLHGTYVDGELNGPAQEYDSDGRLIFKGQYKDNIRHGVCWIYYPDGGSLVGEVNEEGEMTGEKIAYVYPDGKTAYSGRFIDGEMIEAKLATLTSVEDGKPQFEVVPGSPVYSFDKSTSSCISTNALLPDPYESERVYVDVSLISSAGEGLFSKIAAEASTVMSFYNGVRITHQEVDSRDWALNGNTISLDEETVIDVPEPYNHAAKYCASLGHKANHSFTPNCIYDPFVHPRFGPIKCIRTIRAVEKDEELTVAYGYDHNPVGQNGPEAPEWYQLELKAFQAAQQK